Genomic segment of Triticum aestivum cultivar Chinese Spring chromosome 6A, IWGSC CS RefSeq v2.1, whole genome shotgun sequence:
TAAGGTGGCACCATGTGCTGCAATTAACAGGTCCATATTTTTAGGTTTACATACAAAAAGCACATGCCTACATATAAACatgattttacagttaatgcaaaCCGCCACCTGCCTAActttcacccctttcttcctcttACAGAATTCTTTATCGCTAAGTAAATAATATTGGGGAGACCTTTTTTAATAATATCGAGAAGAGAAACACATGTAATAAGAACTATAAATGGTCCATCAACAAAGCAGGAAAGATCCCATATTCAAGCTGAGGCAGACATCAACTGAGGTAGGATCAGATTTCAAACAGCACAAATTCATACTTTGCCGGTCTTGCTCTAAGCTGAACAGGGATTTATGAGGAAAAGGGACAAAGTTTCCTATAGAGGGCACCTGAGCTCCCCACATGTATGGATGAGCCTGGCCTGCAGCAACAGGAGGGGGGAAAAACCCATGTGGTGGCATCGCTGGGTAGCCCTGCCAAGATTTACAAGATAATAAAGTCAATGACAACACTAAATAACATAATTAATTCAGTAAAATAAAAGCACATCCATCTCATTGGTAAAAAAATCATAGAATAACCTGAAAGCCGGGCCATTCAGGGTAAACTGGAGCTGTAGTGCCAGAGGTAGTAGCTGGAGGTTGCTCCTGAGAATAGGAAAGTAAGAAACCAAAATGGGATTAGTAAAAAGAGAATGTTTATGACAACAGAAACAGGGAATTTGTATTTTGATCCAGCAAGGTATTTCCTTCCGTCAGCATAAGGAAACTAGCGTAGGTAACTAGAACTGAAGTACCCAAAATATCTTTCGGTAATGCAGTCCATGCTGTTAAATGTTGGTTCAAAATAATGGCGATTAGACTGACAAGCTGTGGGATCGAGTTTTAACAAACACCTCTATTTTGTTAGAGCTCTATAAGTCAAAATTTTATCACGTAACTAGAATTTTTGGCGCTCCCGTACAGGCCATTAAACGCAAAACCCGCCGCAAAATTCCTGCCAGAATGAACTAATCAAACTAAACAGTACCATTTGCAGCATCAATTCCATTTTATTCCCTTGGAAAACCCCAATTCTTTTATAACCCTAACCTTAGCTCCATTAATCACCTATCTCCTTGCCATGTGGGCCATGCCTGTCAGTTTTTGTGGTTAGTTCCATGAAAGAGAGAATTTGTGTGGTAAAGGTTGGGGTATTGCGTGACTGGTGCCCCAGATTGGGTTCCTTGGTAGTTACTAAAAAGGTAAGAGGTCTATCAGTGCCACTGCTGAACAGATCTATGCACTTCAATTACAAAAACAAGATTTGCAAGGCATCAACGTTCTTGAGCCAGCCAAACCATGATAATCTGAGTAGTAAAGAAATGTGCACTTCTTCTGCTataattttttaatatacaatacTTACACAAAGTGTCCTCTAATTTGGGTGTAAAACAAAGTTACTGTCGTCTTAATAATCATCATTCTAAGTACCATTAGGTGCTTGAGACACATCCAAACTATATACACAGAAACACGGGAAGGAGCACGAAAAAAAAAACAATCAATTTATCTTTTCGAGCAAATGGTCAGACCAAACTAAGCACCACAAGACAATCCATTCATTCGAAAAGATGAAGATGCGGCGCAATCAGGCACCTGTTCTGGTGGCTTCGAAGCCTTAGGCGGCGTGCTAGGATCGTTGCTCCCCATCGGATTAACCAGCAGAGCTTCCGGACGACCAGCTCCACCAATCACTCCATATCAAAACCAGTACACCGACAACTCTGGGTGGCAGGAAGACCTAGAGCTGCAACAGAAAGGAAATCATACATTGTAGCAGCAAGTAAAGAGCAAGTTTTATCGTGATAGGAGCGAAAGGTTCGAGAATTTCGCAGGCAGGGCAAGATTCCACTGGCCAATCGAGCAGTAAGCTAGAGCGATAACAAGGAAATCACACTGAAACTCAAGAGAGAACTCCAAGGCGCATTACGCAACACCTCAAGGATCCACACCAGCTAAAAATTCTGACGAACCGCCGAACCCTATCTAACTAACCCTAGCCGATTCGGACGCAGAGCCGGAGCCACGTCCATCCGGCGCACGGTTCCAAACCCCCCAGAGATCAGAAATCCGCGGGTCCCTCGTCCAATGCGAGTGATGCGCCACGTAACCCTTCCGAGTGTTTCAAAATTTACCAGCAGGCCTCACCGGGCTCGGGCTTGGGGCGCGAGCGGCTCGCCGGAGATTCGAGGGCCGGCGCGACGCGACGCCGGCGAGGGCACGGCCACCCACACGAGCAGAGGAGCGGCCCTCGCCGAGACCAGCAAAtgcgcggcggcgggggagggaggggtgggggGTGGAGGAGGgattgggagggagggagggagggatcgAGGAAGAAGAGATGGAAGCTCCGCGGGGGGCGACTGCGTGGACCGGGTTCACGGCGGACGGCGGGCAGGAGGACGCGGGGACGGGCCGCTGGCGCGCGGGGCCCGCGGTCCAGGCGGGCGGTGATTGGTGGGCCGGGTCCACGGGCGGATATGGCGTGAGCAAGAGCAGCAACTGGCTGGGTAGATGGATGGATAGGCCGGGAGTGGAGTGGCCCACTTGGATGGATGCTGCGGCGGCAACAACCGTCGCCGGCGCCATGCTGGCCTGCCCAtatcctctccctcactctctttCTCTCAACTAGGAGTAATTAAtcatttctttggccatgtcataTCAATTATGAATCCTTAATAATGCAAAAGGATGGAGATAAAACTATTTTTttaaagcaacttggggaatggGTGAGGGTTATAAGAGTGGAAACCGAAGAAAAAAAAAAGGAAGTATGACTGCGGTGTCACGGATTGTCGAATCTTATAATCAAAGCACGTGGGATTTTGCGAAATTATCGCCCCGGCGGCAGACGGCAGTGGATATATGAAAGTTATGTCCTGGTCGGGTTGTCAAGAAATCAGGGTTTAAGGTTTAGGAGGATTATATTTCACATGAGTTTTTCCACTGTGAAGGGATGGAGATAAATTTAGATTTTTATAAGAGCAACTTGCTGAATGAGTGAGGGTCCTAAGAGTGTGGAATAAAGCAAAGCAAAAAGGATGTATGATTGCGGTGTCATGGTTTGTTGGACCTTAAATAGAGGAATTCGCAAAATCATTGCTGCTTAAGGTCGCATTCATCACACCCCTTTATTCTTGAGGATCATCGCACTGGCGACGACGAATGCATGAAAGCAATGCAGGGGTGTCGATGAATCAGGGTTTAAGGTCTAGGATTATATTTGATAGGATTTTTTTTGTTGACTAAAACTCATTGGAAAGACCCTTCTTTTGCTGTTTCTACTGTACAATCAAAACAAACAATGCTTCAAGCTCAGGGATGTATAAAATTCAAATCAACATCACATTACAGTCCCATCAGTGAAATCAAATAACAGTGCGACAAAAGAAAGCTTTGTGGTCGTAGGTAGTGGCAGTCTATGTTGTAAATACGATTATCACACAAAGTTGATCACGTAAACAAAATCATCATAAATTCATAATCCACCATTACGGATCCTAGATGGCAAAAAAATAAATAGACCGAGAACAGCAGGCAAGAAAAGGGATCTCGCACAAAGTCATCAGCCCTTCAGTTCAAGGGTTTAGTTGGTTGCTCTATTTTGAAAGTACACGTCCCCCCCTTTAATAATTCAGCTTTGTCTGCTTTCCTCTCACTGCTCAACAATGTACAGCTACTAATAGTGGTACAAGGGATCTGATCAGCCATGAAACCAGGCCTGATCCCAACACACTCAACTGAGAATGGTGCAAACCAGATCCACTCCTCGGAGGCTCCAGACGGTGAGGGGCACAAGGTAAAGCTCCTTTGCTCCTTGGGCCGGAGGGGGAGTGGATGACAGTTCTCGAGGCGGCAGCCGAAGGCACACTACAACCCAGGCTTGCGTTTACACCTTCACACCCACTGGAGCTGCCCTTGGTGCTCCACGCAATGGCGGATGTCGCCGTCGACGGCGATCGTTTGCTTCCTCATCGCTAGAGCGGTTGGTCTCGTGTTGTATTTCACCTGGAACCTTCCAGCTGGGCTCGCGTCGTTGTTGTTCGAGCTTTCGGGGAGGACCTCGTCCAAGAACTCGTCGGCGACGTCGCCATCTTCGTCAATCCTTAACCTCCTTGTATACCACCGGAAGCCCTGGTTGGATGAAGATATGGCATGAATAAATTTGTATTCAAACAACACAATGGAAACAGCAAAATCTCAGGCAGTTTACAACAATCACAGGAATTTCACATTTTAGCCATGATACAAAAGAAACATTTTAATGTGTTGATAGCACAATCATCCAAAAAAAAAAAGAACAATTGATGGGTAACAACTGACATCCTGTATTGCATCACTAGAGGAAACAGTGATGTGTTTTGTCATTTGTTCATCAAGAGTAGGCAAATAACACCAAATTTGGTAGCTACAGTGTACAGAAAAACCATGGGCTTGTACAACATACAGAATACTCCACATACACTCTTTTTAAGATCTTCCGACCCACCCATGAACCAACCCACAGAGCAAGCActcacacatgcacgcacacaaagCTAGTCTAGTGTCCTACAACAGATTTGGTGATCAGTAATCCCTGAATGCTATCTTCAAATTCCTGGCGTTCAATACCACAAATATTTTATGTAACTTGCAGAATAAGGTATATTAGAATAACTGTGGCCCTTGATCCAATGTCAGACCTGGGCAGATAACAAATTATTAAACCACATGTGTGGCCTTTATGCTTAAAATGGACATGATCACTTGAATGACATATGATGCATATCCAAACTCATATGTGTAGTAGTTATATCAACCATCAGTAATCGTAGCAGCAGCCAGATTTCCAAGTCCACATCAAACTTTGAAGAAGTGTCTAGGCACCACTCAGTGATGGATTTGGGAAATTCTGTACATTATGCATTTGTGTACACTCTAGTGCAAGAAGAGTGCACTCTCCAGGCTAACTCATATCCGCTATCCAATACCATAGACGATCACATAAATTATGCATAACAAAACGGTAATATCGTATTCACAGCAAAAAAACATTTTTAACAAAGAACAGGGGAACAGCTCTATTTGCACTAGGCACTGTAAGGTGCATCTCTATCCTGGGATTGCTGTAGCACATCACCAGTAACTGCTCAAGGATCAAACAAGGGGCGCTCCCAGACTAAACACTACCAAAATCAGAACCAAAAGGTCTAATTCCGCATAACACATTACACATCACATAATCCCAGAGTCAAATCCGATGATAGAGTAGGCTAAATGGTCATACCAGATCTAATCAGACTAACAGGATTCACGTCCCGAAGTGACTCTTAAAAGAGAAATAGGACGACAACGTACTGAAGGACAACAACATACTGAATAgtaaattgtgcttttgagttaaATAGACCATAATTGCATAAAAACAATCAACGCTCAGCATTTTTTTTAAACTAACATTGAATACCAAAAAACAAAAACGGGTAAACTCATCCTGAGTTAATTATCCCTTTTGGCCCTTGCCATTATCAAAAAAGTATTGGTGGAGTATCAATTGCACAATTCTTACAGGCACTAGAAAAACACCTAAACCAACAAGTCAACAGCGACCACCAGATGAGCAATTCCATTAGCTAGGACCTAGAGCTGGTAATTTTGAATCACTACTGAACTTGGATAAGTACCAAAAGCAAAAGGACTCGAATTCCAAAAAATGCTTAGCTAAGCTGACATCCAGGCCGCTTATCGAGCAGCCTATGGACAAAGATGCCCTGCAGATGTGTTGTTACTTATGCAGTACAAGCTTCCGTGGCAAGCTCAGTGACTTCTTGGCCATGATCTTAGGCCAGTGCTGGTGCCAATTCTTGCTAAACCAAGATGTGGTCCTGTTTCTAAGCAGGTGCCTGTGGAGGCCAGCATGGGCATGGCATCAACACACCCCACTGAAGCAGTCACATCAAGCAGAAGCAGAAGTAAGGGTTTAGAAACAAGAGCGTTACTTGCGTGCACATGTGTTCTTTAGGACGTGAAGCCAAAGCTTGGAAAAAAAAGAGTTGTGCAGGCCTCATAGAAAATGTGGACTTCAATTTCAAGAGTCCATTGCCAACTTGGTCCATCACGGTGCTAGAACGCCGTATGAAGAATGCGGAGAACGTGAACAAGAATAAAAATAAGAAGGTTACCGCCAAGGGGAAGGCAACCACAACTACCTAATAGACGCCACTCAGTGCTTTGTGTCATTAGCATAGAATTTGTAGTGGCAGTCCTCGTCAATGGGTTGGTTTCTCGGGATTTCATTTAGTCATTGTGGGCAGTTAGATGATGCTAGTAGCCATGTTTCGTGGGCCTGCATGTATGGTGGGGTGGGGGACAAGGTGCACCTATACAATGGTCAATGGTGCTACGCTCGGAATGTGACCAAGTAGGTGCGGCCGGCGCCCATTGTTTCTCTTTTGATTAGTAGTCTGCAAGCCATGTAAGTGGATGTGTTTGTA
This window contains:
- the LOC123132007 gene encoding uncharacterized protein, which produces MGFFRRIAGMFGGSRDDAGGGGGDVPHEKVAAAAAAAAASGHATRRGFSVQVPVPVDRPAAGPVLAPCPAGDGGVQGFRWYTRRLRIDEDGDVADEFLDEVLPESSNNNDASPAGRFQVKYNTRPTALAMRKQTIAVDGDIRHCVEHQGQLQWV